One Aegilops tauschii subsp. strangulata cultivar AL8/78 chromosome 7, Aet v6.0, whole genome shotgun sequence genomic window carries:
- the LOC109755027 gene encoding uncharacterized protein — MASSSSALRMPALCAVLILLLLTAVSRCEANLLQVTVGGRRMLAGGSNAAAVFSRPAETTAASTMRWAAAGRATAAMPYSESKRSSPGGPDPQHH; from the coding sequence ATGGCGTCCAGCTCGAGCGCGTTGAGGATGCCGGCACTGTGCGCCGTGCTCATCCTGCTGCTGCTGACCGCCGTCTCGCGCTGCGAGGCCAACCTCCTGCAGGTGACGGTGGGAGGGCGGAGAATGCTGGCCGGTGGGAGCAATGCGGCCGCCGTCTTCTCGCGGCCGGCGGAGACGACTGCCGCAAGTACCATGCGGTGGGCAGCAGCAGGGAGGGCGACTGCGGCGATGCCGTACTCTGAGTCGAAGAGGTCCAGCCCCGGCGGCCCGGACCCTCAGCACCACTAA